The Antarcticibacterium sp. 1MA-6-2 genome has a window encoding:
- a CDS encoding ABC transporter permease — protein sequence MKNKKAQTAGFKWLTAMAWRDGKASAKKLSLFMASIVLGIAAVVSIQSFGENLKENIQLQSKALMGADYRIDSDNVPNERVTEIMDSLGGADAREISFVSMAAFTKNGAAKLVQVRGIEGDFPLYGELETVPPNSAQNYKDEGAALVDATVMLQLGIKTGDSIKIGNVTLPISGALNTVPGSTAIFSSVAPPVLIPYRFINETGLIQPGSRVGYDFYFLADSGMDMEELDETLGSKLDENNADLDTHTSTSERLGRWYENFGKFLNLVAFIALLLGCVGIASAINIYIKGKLKSVAVLKCLGATRKQTFLVFLLQIAAIGLLGGILGTALGLVLQQLFPLFLGDLLPVDVQMTFSPRIIFMGLLLGISMSILFAAYPLMSTLYVSPLQALRVQAEGKENSGKAGILVLTAIFLFILFFSYWLLEEWRYSLGFVAGIIVTFSILAGIAKLFMKAIRKFFPGSWSFPARQSLLNLFRPQNQTLTLVLAIGVGSFLISTLYFTKDVLLAQASVEAQADSPNMILLDVQSEQREEVAATIKNQQLPVINDIPIVTMRVQSIKGKTVNEIREDTASGVNRWVLSHEFRVTYRDSLINSETLEQGNWQPRVTNEDPVPISISDNFADDAKVSVGDRVTFNVQGVLLKTIVGSVRTVDWSRMQMNFSIVFPVGVLEEAPQFRVLTTNIPGENASAELQQELVRKFPNVTIIDLRQVLTVIEGLLDKISWLINFMAFFSILTGIIVLLGAVRTSKYQRIRESVLLRTIGAKSEQILKILALEYFYLGVLGALSGILLSLISSQFLAWYLFDTPFVPSWVPFLVLFPGIVILVLIIGLSNSLSVIKSPPLEVLRKEGF from the coding sequence ATGAAAAATAAAAAAGCCCAAACAGCAGGATTTAAATGGCTTACAGCAATGGCCTGGCGGGACGGTAAAGCCAGTGCTAAAAAACTAAGTCTATTTATGGCTTCTATTGTACTGGGGATTGCTGCCGTTGTTTCTATACAATCCTTTGGGGAAAACCTAAAGGAGAACATCCAGCTTCAATCAAAAGCTTTAATGGGTGCAGATTACAGGATAGATAGTGACAATGTTCCTAATGAAAGAGTGACGGAGATCATGGATTCTCTTGGAGGTGCAGATGCCCGGGAGATAAGTTTCGTCTCAATGGCAGCTTTTACAAAAAATGGTGCCGCCAAATTAGTTCAGGTAAGAGGAATAGAAGGTGATTTTCCCCTCTATGGCGAACTGGAAACTGTTCCTCCAAATTCTGCTCAAAATTATAAAGACGAGGGAGCTGCTTTGGTAGATGCAACGGTGATGTTGCAACTTGGAATTAAAACCGGGGACAGTATTAAAATAGGAAATGTAACGCTGCCTATTTCGGGAGCTTTAAATACTGTTCCCGGAAGCACTGCTATTTTTAGTTCTGTGGCCCCTCCTGTTCTAATTCCATATAGATTTATCAATGAAACGGGGCTCATCCAGCCCGGTAGTCGTGTTGGCTATGACTTCTATTTCCTGGCCGATAGTGGAATGGATATGGAAGAACTGGATGAGACCTTAGGATCCAAACTGGATGAAAACAATGCCGATTTAGATACCCACACCTCAACGAGTGAACGCCTGGGACGCTGGTATGAAAACTTCGGCAAATTTCTTAATCTGGTTGCATTTATTGCTCTTCTGTTAGGTTGTGTGGGAATAGCAAGTGCTATAAACATATACATTAAAGGAAAACTTAAATCTGTGGCGGTCCTTAAGTGTCTTGGTGCTACCAGGAAGCAAACATTCCTTGTTTTTTTACTTCAAATAGCAGCAATTGGACTTTTAGGGGGAATCCTTGGAACTGCTCTTGGGTTGGTACTTCAACAATTATTTCCTCTTTTCCTGGGTGATCTTCTTCCCGTTGATGTGCAGATGACTTTTTCACCGCGGATTATATTTATGGGATTACTATTAGGCATCTCAATGTCAATTCTCTTTGCGGCTTATCCTCTTATGAGTACCCTGTATGTTTCACCGCTGCAGGCATTAAGGGTCCAGGCAGAAGGAAAGGAGAATTCCGGCAAAGCAGGAATTTTAGTTCTTACTGCAATCTTTCTATTCATCCTTTTCTTCTCCTATTGGCTACTGGAGGAATGGCGGTATTCTCTAGGCTTCGTAGCAGGAATTATTGTCACCTTTTCTATACTGGCAGGTATAGCAAAACTTTTTATGAAAGCTATTAGGAAATTTTTTCCAGGGAGCTGGAGTTTCCCAGCCAGGCAAAGTTTATTAAATCTTTTCCGCCCTCAAAACCAAACGCTAACTCTCGTTTTGGCAATTGGAGTAGGTAGTTTTTTAATAAGCACCCTCTACTTTACCAAAGATGTCCTGCTGGCACAGGCTTCTGTTGAAGCCCAGGCCGATAGTCCTAATATGATCCTCCTCGATGTGCAGAGTGAGCAAAGAGAAGAGGTCGCCGCCACTATAAAAAACCAGCAGTTACCTGTTATAAATGACATTCCTATTGTAACGATGCGGGTACAAAGTATTAAGGGAAAAACGGTTAATGAAATAAGAGAGGATACAGCTTCAGGTGTAAATCGGTGGGTTTTAAGTCACGAATTTCGTGTTACCTACAGGGATTCTCTTATAAATTCAGAAACTCTTGAACAGGGAAATTGGCAACCCAGGGTAACTAACGAGGATCCTGTTCCTATTTCCATCAGTGATAATTTTGCAGATGATGCTAAAGTCTCGGTGGGAGACAGGGTAACATTTAATGTACAGGGAGTATTGCTCAAAACAATTGTGGGAAGTGTAAGAACTGTAGACTGGAGCAGGATGCAAATGAATTTTTCAATTGTCTTTCCGGTGGGAGTACTGGAGGAAGCACCCCAGTTTAGGGTCCTTACTACAAATATTCCTGGAGAAAATGCATCTGCAGAACTGCAGCAGGAATTAGTACGTAAATTTCCAAATGTTACCATTATTGATCTTCGGCAGGTCCTTACTGTGATCGAAGGTCTTTTGGACAAGATATCATGGCTCATAAATTTTATGGCCTTTTTTAGTATTCTTACAGGTATTATTGTTCTGCTGGGAGCTGTAAGAACAAGTAAATACCAAAGAATAAGAGAAAGTGTATTACTACGAACAATAGGAGCAAAAAGTGAACAGATCCTCAAAATACTTGCTCTGGAATATTTTTATCTGGGAGTGTTAGGAGCACTTTCAGGAATTTTGTTGTCCCTTATAAGCAGCCAATTTCTTGCCTGGTATTTATTCGATACGCCATTTGTTCCTTCCTGGGTTCCTTTTCTTGTCCTTTTTCCGGGAATTGTAATATTGGTGTTGATAATAGGCCTATCCAATAGCCTTAGCGTGATTAAAAGCCCTCCTCTTGAAGTACTGCGAAAGGAAGGATTTTAG
- the glgP gene encoding glycogen/starch/alpha-glucan family phosphorylase, protein MSIIRKLLPRHLDIIFEINGRFLSELRENGSYSEEQISRMSIIGEGGEQTVRMANLATIGSYKINGVSALHSGLLKEQVLKDFAELWPEKFTNVTNGVTHRRFLAVSNPGLSGLISEKTGKEWLTHLEQLHKLEPLATDTEFQQKWLEVKLENKKFLSRFIKEKTGVEVDPSMLFDVQVKRIHEYKRQHLKVLHILSLYKRIKNGDTEGISPSAFIFAGKAAPGYFMAKLIIRLVTSVAELVNNDEDTKHLLKVVFLPNFSVKQAQHIYPAADLSEQISLAGMEASGTGNMKFALNGALTVGTLDGANVEIREEVGDDNFFLFGLTTEEVQNTKSAGYHPYKIYDQDQELCEVLDMLVSGEISKGDTELFRPIYDNLLGRDPYLLLKDYRSYIEAMEEVHSVWRQPNEWAKRSILNVANMGKFSSDRSIQDYCDKIWKVGAVKVN, encoded by the coding sequence GTGAGTATTATTAGAAAATTACTACCCCGCCACCTGGATATTATTTTTGAAATTAATGGTAGATTCTTAAGTGAACTTAGAGAAAATGGCAGCTATTCTGAAGAGCAAATAAGCAGGATGTCAATTATTGGTGAGGGTGGAGAACAAACCGTTCGAATGGCTAATTTGGCTACTATAGGGAGTTACAAAATAAATGGAGTGTCGGCTTTACACTCCGGTTTGCTTAAGGAACAGGTTTTAAAAGATTTTGCTGAGCTGTGGCCGGAAAAATTCACCAATGTAACCAATGGTGTGACACACAGGAGGTTCCTTGCCGTTAGTAATCCGGGTCTTTCAGGTCTTATTTCTGAAAAAACAGGAAAAGAATGGCTTACTCATCTCGAGCAACTTCACAAGCTTGAACCTCTGGCTACAGATACAGAATTTCAACAAAAATGGCTGGAAGTAAAACTGGAAAACAAAAAGTTTCTTTCGAGATTTATAAAAGAAAAAACAGGAGTAGAGGTAGATCCATCCATGCTATTTGATGTACAGGTAAAAAGGATCCACGAATACAAGCGCCAGCATCTTAAAGTACTTCACATTTTAAGTTTATATAAAAGGATTAAAAACGGAGATACAGAAGGTATTTCTCCCTCAGCTTTTATTTTTGCAGGAAAGGCTGCTCCGGGTTATTTTATGGCAAAATTGATCATCAGGCTTGTAACTTCGGTTGCAGAACTCGTGAACAATGATGAGGATACAAAGCATCTGCTTAAAGTGGTGTTTTTACCAAACTTCAGTGTAAAGCAGGCTCAACACATTTATCCCGCAGCCGATCTTTCTGAACAAATCTCTTTGGCAGGAATGGAAGCATCGGGTACAGGAAATATGAAATTCGCACTAAATGGAGCGCTTACGGTAGGAACGCTTGATGGTGCCAATGTAGAAATAAGGGAGGAAGTAGGAGACGATAATTTCTTCCTTTTCGGCTTAACCACAGAGGAGGTTCAAAATACTAAATCTGCGGGATACCATCCGTATAAGATTTACGATCAGGATCAGGAATTGTGTGAGGTTCTGGATATGCTTGTTTCAGGAGAGATCTCTAAAGGCGATACAGAATTGTTCCGGCCTATTTATGATAATTTACTGGGCCGTGACCCTTATCTTCTTTTAAAAGATTACCGCTCCTATATTGAAGCAATGGAAGAAGTTCACAGTGTTTGGAGACAACCCAATGAATGGGCAAAAAGATCTATACTTAATGTCGCAAATATGGGTAAATTTTCCTCTGACCGTTCTATCCAGGATTACTGTGATAAGATTTGGAAAGTGGGAGCCGTAAAGGTAAATTAA
- a CDS encoding ABC transporter ATP-binding protein — translation MSKILNVRNLEKTYSSGSKKLTVLHNINFDIEERETFSIVGPSGSGKTTLLGLCAGLDRPDSGSIELCGTALENLSEDERAVLRNRKVGFVFQDFQLLPTLTALENVAVPLELQGSKDASAISRELLEKVGLGARKNHYPTQLSGGEQQRVAVARAFSNQPSILFADEPTGNLDAETGEKVIELLFNLNKEAGTTLVIVTHDLELAQKTQRILRLKGGKIVDNAISAT, via the coding sequence ATGTCAAAGATATTAAACGTTCGCAACCTGGAGAAAACCTATTCCAGCGGTTCCAAAAAACTTACTGTTCTGCACAATATTAACTTTGACATTGAAGAACGGGAAACATTTTCTATAGTAGGCCCTTCTGGTAGCGGAAAAACGACTCTCTTAGGTCTTTGCGCAGGGTTGGATAGGCCAGATTCCGGAAGTATAGAACTTTGTGGCACTGCACTCGAAAATCTTAGTGAAGATGAAAGAGCGGTTTTAAGGAATCGAAAAGTGGGTTTTGTATTCCAGGATTTTCAATTGCTGCCCACTCTTACAGCCTTAGAGAATGTAGCAGTTCCACTCGAATTACAGGGTTCAAAAGATGCATCTGCAATAAGTAGGGAATTACTCGAAAAAGTAGGATTGGGAGCACGCAAAAACCATTATCCAACTCAACTTTCCGGCGGTGAACAGCAGCGGGTGGCAGTCGCCAGGGCGTTTTCAAATCAGCCTTCAATTTTATTTGCCGATGAACCCACGGGAAATCTGGATGCTGAAACTGGAGAAAAAGTCATAGAACTTCTCTTTAATTTAAATAAAGAAGCCGGAACCACATTAGTTATTGTTACCCATGATCTTGAACTCGCTCAAAAAACGCAGCGTATATTAAGGCTGAAGGGTGGAAAAATAGTGGATAACGCAATTTCTGCAACTTAA
- the xseB gene encoding exodeoxyribonuclease VII small subunit yields the protein MNEDLTYTAAHNELQEIVSEMENSEITIDELDSKIKRAAELLKICKDKLFKTEKSVQDVLEEIKNYSV from the coding sequence ATGAATGAAGATTTAACATATACCGCGGCCCATAATGAGCTGCAGGAAATAGTTTCAGAAATGGAAAATTCTGAAATTACAATTGATGAACTCGATTCAAAAATAAAACGTGCCGCAGAACTGCTGAAAATTTGTAAAGACAAATTATTTAAAACTGAAAAAAGTGTGCAGGATGTACTGGAAGAAATAAAGAATTATTCGGTATAA
- a CDS encoding ABC transporter ATP-binding protein, protein MIQVENLTKTYGGTTVLDIEHLEIPKGQSFGLVGNNGAGKTTFFSLLLDLIQPDSGKITSNNIHISEDEGWKPFTSAFIDDTFLIGYLTPEEYFYFIGELRGRNKSDVDSFLTRFSEFFNGEILNGKKYLRDLSKGNSKKVGIVAALIGSPEIIILDEPFANLDPTTQFRLKKIIRELAESKEVTILVSSHDLQHTVEISNRVVVLEKGRIVKDIKTSQETMQELETFFSV, encoded by the coding sequence ATGATACAAGTAGAAAATTTGACTAAAACTTACGGAGGAACTACTGTCCTTGATATTGAACATTTAGAAATTCCTAAGGGCCAAAGTTTTGGACTGGTTGGGAATAATGGAGCAGGTAAAACCACATTCTTCAGTCTATTGCTGGACCTTATTCAGCCAGATTCGGGGAAGATCACCAGTAATAACATACATATTAGTGAAGATGAAGGGTGGAAGCCTTTTACTTCGGCTTTTATAGATGATACTTTTCTTATAGGTTATCTTACTCCTGAAGAATACTTTTATTTTATTGGGGAACTTCGCGGCCGGAACAAATCTGATGTTGATTCCTTTCTTACCAGGTTTTCTGAATTTTTTAATGGAGAAATATTGAACGGGAAGAAATATTTAAGGGATCTTTCTAAAGGAAATTCAAAAAAGGTAGGGATAGTGGCAGCACTTATTGGCAGTCCTGAAATTATTATACTGGATGAGCCTTTTGCAAACCTTGACCCTACTACCCAATTCCGGCTGAAGAAAATTATTCGGGAACTGGCGGAGTCAAAAGAGGTTACTATTCTTGTATCCAGTCATGATCTTCAACATACTGTGGAAATTTCTAACAGGGTAGTGGTATTGGAGAAAGGAAGGATAGTGAAAGATATTAAGACTTCGCAGGAAACGATGCAGGAACTGGAAACATTTTTTTCGGTCTAG
- a CDS encoding glycogen/starch/alpha-glucan phosphorylase: MNFNNNIIKSYLTQSGSGGGRTGLSKDEIKASFLDNLLYGIGRVPQVATRRDLYTALALTIRDRVFRQSVRSTAEFSGQDARAVAYLSAEYLPGPHLGNNLLNLGIFKETREALEELDLELDDLLEQEEEPGLGNGGLGRLASCYMDSLATLGIPSMGYGIRYEFGIFNQIIKEGKQEEATDKWLQYGNPWEVMRPEITYQVKFGGRIEHRESNSRVFEVDWIPDSVVKGTAYDTPILGYRSNAIALRLWKAEAIESFDFSAFNQGDYYKAVEAKMISENITKVLYPNDETLSGKELRLKQQYFFVSCSLQDIIHLNTEQGRELNKLHEKFTIQLNDTHPSIAVAELMRLLVDEHQIEWEEAWEITKNTFAYTNHTLLPEALERWLSEYY; this comes from the coding sequence ATGAATTTTAATAATAATATAATTAAAAGTTACTTAACCCAATCAGGTTCAGGAGGAGGGCGTACGGGACTTTCCAAGGATGAAATAAAAGCATCATTTTTAGATAATTTGTTATATGGAATCGGTCGGGTTCCACAAGTTGCAACTCGCAGGGATTTGTACACAGCTCTGGCACTAACTATTAGAGACCGGGTCTTTAGACAATCTGTAAGATCTACTGCAGAGTTTTCAGGACAGGATGCACGGGCAGTTGCTTATCTTTCAGCAGAATACCTGCCTGGTCCACATTTAGGAAATAATCTACTTAACCTTGGAATATTTAAAGAAACCAGGGAAGCATTAGAAGAACTTGATCTTGAATTAGATGACCTTCTTGAGCAGGAAGAAGAACCGGGCCTTGGAAATGGAGGTCTTGGAAGATTAGCATCCTGTTACATGGATTCTCTGGCAACCCTTGGAATTCCTTCTATGGGTTATGGAATACGATATGAATTTGGAATCTTCAACCAAATAATTAAAGAAGGTAAGCAGGAAGAGGCTACAGATAAATGGCTTCAGTATGGAAATCCCTGGGAGGTCATGCGGCCTGAAATTACTTATCAGGTTAAATTTGGTGGTAGAATTGAGCACCGGGAAAGTAATAGCCGCGTGTTTGAAGTAGATTGGATTCCTGATTCCGTGGTTAAAGGAACAGCTTATGACACCCCTATCCTTGGCTACCGCAGTAATGCAATTGCCCTAAGACTATGGAAAGCTGAAGCTATAGAGTCTTTCGATTTTTCTGCATTTAATCAGGGAGATTATTATAAAGCGGTCGAGGCAAAAATGATTTCTGAAAATATTACAAAAGTTCTTTATCCCAATGATGAGACCCTTTCAGGAAAGGAACTTAGATTAAAACAGCAGTACTTCTTTGTCTCCTGCTCCTTACAGGATATAATCCATCTTAATACAGAACAGGGCAGAGAATTAAATAAGCTTCATGAAAAATTTACTATACAATTAAACGACACTCATCCCTCTATTGCAGTTGCTGAACTTATGCGGCTGCTGGTGGACGAGCATCAAATTGAGTGGGAAGAGGCCTGGGAAATTACCAAAAATACTTTTGCCTATACAAACCATACGCTGCTGCCCGAAGCTTTGGAAAGATGGCTTAGTGAGTATTATTAG